GCAATCGGTGCCTTTGAGCAACGTCCACAACTTGGGCACATCGCGCACATCGCCACGCGTGAACAACACGCGCTCGTCCAACTGGTTCGGATCGCCGGCGCTCAGATCGTCCAACACGCGGACTTGGTGCCCAATCGAAATCAGATGATTCGCGAGTGCGGTACCCAAAAAGCCCGCGCCGCCCGTAATCAAAAAGCGCATTCTAAAATCCTTTTAGCAAATCGTTTTCAAACCCAGAGCGCGGCGCGCGGCTAACTGACGCGACGCCACCACACAAAACCCAGTCCGAAAAACACCAACGCGCCGGCGAGTAAAACGCCCGCGATGCCGATCACCGCGCCAACGCCCAAGTCCATCCCTGGTGTTGGCGCGGCGATGGGCGCGGGTCGCGCAAAGCGCGGCGTCGCGGTCGGCGGCGGCGTTTCGGTCGGCGTCGGAGCCGGCGTGCTAGTTGGCGCGACGGTCGGTGGCGCTTCGGTCGCCGGTGCTTGCGCGACGCGCGTCGCCGGGGGACGCGTGTTGGTCGGGCGCACCGTCGCCGTCGGTGGAATCGTTGTCGCGGTCGGCGCGAGCGGCGTGGCGGTCGGCATATCGGGTCGCGCTTCCATGCACACGGCGTCGAACCACACGCGATTCTCGCCGTTGCCGCCCTCGCGCGCCATCGCGCGCAAAAAGATCGTCACGTTTGGCGCGCGCGCGGCGAACGTCATTTCCATTTCAGGACGATTCAGCGCGGCATTGCCATCGAATAAATCGGAACCCCAAATCACATTCGGCGATTTAGGATCGGCGCCACCGAAGGGATCCACACCAACCTTGCGTCCAATCGAAGACACGCGCACGTTGGGTCCGCTGTACGATTTCGCGGCAAGACTATAACCGAGACGAAACCAATAGTACATCCCAGGTTGTAGATTGCGAACCGTTTGAAACATCCCGGCATCGAACGTGCCAGTGGAAACAATCTGGGTTGAACCATTCGGGTCAATCTGCTCGTTGCCCACCCAGGCAAAGCGCGGCGAACCTTCGATGACGAACGAATCCCAGCCGTCCGCGACGATGCCATGAGCCGTCCCGCGCTCGGGACCCATCGAACCATTGTTGATCAAATTGTTGGGATCGAGCGCGCAAGGGTCTTTGAGCGCCGGCGGATGCGCGGAAGCAGGTCGTTGAATCAGGAGAAATGGCGCGGTTAACAGAACAATCACCAGCGCGCCGATAATGCGTTGAATAGATTGTGCTATCATCGCCGTGAATATAACTGATGCCGGACGAAAAGTCAAAACCCGGTGTGATATTAAATTCATCACCGCGAACACAGAGGTCACAAAGAATTTTTGTATCTACTCCGCCCAATGTCATTTCGACCGAAGGGAGAAATCTTTTCCTCATGCGGAATGGGATTTCTCGTCGCAAACTGCGCTCCTCGAAATGACACCTGGGCTGTTACGAATTTTTGCGTTTCTCGGTGCGCGCTGTGGATAAAATTTACGCGCATATCCTTGACGCTCTATCTTGAGTGTGCTACAATCGCGCCCGTCGAAAATTTTCTCGGAGGCATTTGTGGAAATCAGAATTCAAACCGGCGATGTGGCAACCTGGAAAGGCGATGGCATCGTCGTCAATTTGTTCGACGGCGTAAAAACGCCGGGTGGCGCGACCGCCGCGGTGGACAAGGCACTCGGTGGTTTGATCGGCAAGTTGATTGAGAAAGGCGATGTCAAAAGTAAACTGGGCAGCGCGACGGTCGTGCACACGCTCGACCGGTTGCCGGCAGATCACGTGTGCGTGGTTGGGCTGGGCAAGGAGAGTGAATTCACACTCGACCGCGCGCGCCAAGTTGCGGCAACTGGCGTCAAGCAGTTGCGCGCCGCGGGCGCGAAAAATGTCGCAGTGATTTTGCATGGCGCGGGCATTGGCGGACTCGATGTTGAAAGCGCGGCGCAAGCGAACGCCGAAGGCATCATCCTGGGTCTGTGGCGTTTTCGCAAATACCACAGCAACGACAACGACCTGGGCGTGATCGAATCGGTCACGATTTTAGAAAATGACGCGGCGATATTGGATGCCATCCTGCGCGGCGTCGCGCGCGGCAAGATCATCGCGGACGCGACCTGCCTCGCGCGCGATATGGCGAACGAACCGGGCAACACGCTGACGCCAACGCGCATGACCGACATCGCGCGCGACATTGCGACGAAACACGGACTCGAATTCTACGTGATTGATCGCGCGAAAGCAAAAGAGCTGGGCATGGGTTCGTTCCTGGGTGTCGCCCAGGGATCGGACGAACCGCCCGCGTTCATCGTGATGCGCTACTGGGGCGCGGGCAAAACCGCCGCGCCGGGACTAGGCATTGTCGGCAAAGCGATCACGTTTGATTCCGGCGGCATTTCGCTCAAGCCCTCTGAAAACATGCAGGACATGAAAGGCGATATGTCCGGCGGCGCGGCGACGATTGCGGCAATGCAAGCGATCGCGCAACTCAAACCAAAAATCAACGTGACCGGCATCGTACCCGCGACGGAAAATTTGCCGAGCGGCAAAGCGTTCAAGCCCGGCGATATTCTGCGCGCGTCGAACGGCAAGACGATTGAAATTATCAGCACCGATGCGGAAGGTCGCCTCGT
This genomic interval from Chloroflexota bacterium contains the following:
- a CDS encoding leucyl aminopeptidase, whose amino-acid sequence is MEIRIQTGDVATWKGDGIVVNLFDGVKTPGGATAAVDKALGGLIGKLIEKGDVKSKLGSATVVHTLDRLPADHVCVVGLGKESEFTLDRARQVAATGVKQLRAAGAKNVAVILHGAGIGGLDVESAAQANAEGIILGLWRFRKYHSNDNDLGVIESVTILENDAAILDAILRGVARGKIIADATCLARDMANEPGNTLTPTRMTDIARDIATKHGLEFYVIDRAKAKELGMGSFLGVAQGSDEPPAFIVMRYWGAGKTAAPGLGIVGKAITFDSGGISLKPSENMQDMKGDMSGGAATIAAMQAIAQLKPKINVTGIVPATENLPSGKAFKPGDILRASNGKTIEIISTDAEGRLVLADALVYATQSLNLSPVVDAATLTGAMNIALGSVRTGVFSNDKALSDLLFQIGEQVGEKNWTMPMDEEYKEQIKSDWADIKNSSGRPAGSITAAWFLRNFVGETSWAHLDIAGSVGLFSGASESGYKNKWGNGTPTRTFIHLALKLAEKK